From a single Rhodococcus jostii RHA1 genomic region:
- a CDS encoding ATP-NAD kinase family protein, with amino-acid sequence MREISTQDGDATPPTLGLIVNPVAGMGGAVGLKGTDGADILREAQSRGARPTSQARASLALTQLAATTASFRLLTGPAEMGERCARAAGLRPEAVYELAAHCSTAADTRATAAIMAARPVDLILFVGGDGTARDIFSSVGDRVPMVGVPAGVKMHSALFGTNPANAGRLAGLYLSRNPMARLREAEIMDLDEAAIRNDKMSARLYGYARSPFERHLVQNAKSGSRPGSEQDLDAAAHQLAKGMRPDCLYILGPGTTTQRIASALNLHSTLLGVDAVLDGKMVGTDVDESTLLRLMSGRETRIVVGVLGGQGSLFGRGNQQISPRVIREAGLDHIMVFSSIEKLIALGNTPLRVDTGDLELDERLTGYIHVQTGNDHSVIHKVAS; translated from the coding sequence GTGCGAGAGATCTCCACACAGGATGGCGACGCGACACCGCCCACACTAGGACTGATCGTCAATCCCGTGGCAGGGATGGGCGGCGCCGTGGGTCTTAAAGGCACCGACGGAGCCGACATACTTCGCGAAGCGCAATCGCGTGGCGCCCGGCCTACCTCGCAGGCTCGAGCCAGCCTCGCGCTGACTCAGCTCGCTGCTACCACAGCTTCTTTCCGGCTCCTCACCGGTCCTGCCGAGATGGGCGAACGTTGTGCGCGCGCAGCAGGTCTTAGGCCGGAAGCGGTGTACGAATTGGCAGCTCATTGCTCAACCGCTGCCGATACTCGAGCGACCGCAGCCATCATGGCCGCTCGACCGGTTGACCTGATTCTGTTCGTCGGCGGCGATGGCACTGCGCGAGACATATTTTCGTCAGTAGGGGATCGTGTCCCCATGGTCGGAGTGCCCGCCGGTGTGAAGATGCACTCGGCACTGTTCGGCACGAACCCAGCGAACGCCGGCCGTCTAGCTGGTCTGTACTTGTCCCGAAATCCCATGGCCAGGTTACGCGAGGCAGAGATCATGGATCTCGACGAGGCAGCGATCCGCAACGACAAGATGTCCGCGCGCCTCTACGGCTACGCGCGCAGCCCTTTCGAGCGTCATCTCGTCCAGAACGCAAAGTCCGGCTCGCGGCCGGGGAGCGAACAAGATCTGGACGCCGCCGCTCACCAGTTGGCGAAAGGGATGCGGCCCGACTGCCTATACATCCTTGGCCCGGGAACGACTACACAACGCATAGCCAGCGCTTTGAATCTGCACTCGACCCTGTTGGGCGTCGATGCCGTTCTCGACGGCAAAATGGTCGGAACCGACGTCGATGAAAGCACTCTACTTCGACTGATGAGTGGTCGAGAGACTCGAATCGTCGTCGGCGTTCTCGGTGGCCAAGGCAGCCTCTTCGGGCGCGGAAACCAGCAAATCAGCCCAAGAGTAATTCGCGAAGCTGGGCTCGATCACATTATGGTTTTCTCATCAATCGAGAAGCTGATTGCGCTCGGCAATACGCCACTCCGAGTCGATACCGGCGATCTCGAATTGGACGAGAGGCTTACCGGTTATATCCATGTTCAAACGGGCAATGATCACAGTGTGATTCATAAAGTCGCCTCATGA
- a CDS encoding SDR family NAD(P)-dependent oxidoreductase, with product MAAFYRKRNTMAGQLENRSVVITGVADPQGIGFGSARVLAQKGALLTLVDISEQVHERRDDLAREGFDVRSHTVDLTNHSDVVDLIDHVVKGAGVIDGLVNLAGIAARAKKGDDVDFEVPILATTSIESWERTLAINLTTQFNCVRAVLPHMIEQRYGRIVNFSSVTGPVGAIAGLGAYAAAKAGVVGLTKSIALENGQFGITANAIAPGYVNTAALTPGMHIGGENTPLKRSGEPREIGALVGFLASEESSYVTGQLITIDGGNMIQEYKGPGELVL from the coding sequence GTGGCGGCGTTCTACAGAAAGAGAAACACCATGGCCGGCCAGCTAGAGAACAGAAGTGTCGTCATCACGGGGGTCGCCGATCCTCAGGGCATCGGCTTCGGGAGCGCCCGGGTGCTGGCGCAGAAAGGTGCATTGCTCACTCTGGTGGACATTTCCGAGCAGGTCCACGAGCGACGAGATGATCTCGCGCGGGAAGGGTTCGACGTCCGATCCCACACCGTGGATCTGACGAATCATTCGGATGTCGTCGACCTGATCGACCACGTAGTCAAAGGCGCCGGTGTCATCGACGGCCTGGTGAATCTCGCAGGAATCGCAGCGCGCGCAAAGAAGGGTGACGATGTCGATTTCGAGGTACCGATCCTTGCCACGACTTCGATCGAATCATGGGAGCGCACTCTCGCCATTAACCTCACCACTCAATTCAATTGTGTGCGAGCGGTGTTACCGCACATGATTGAACAGCGGTACGGCCGCATCGTCAACTTCTCCTCTGTGACCGGGCCGGTCGGCGCGATCGCTGGGTTGGGCGCCTACGCGGCAGCCAAAGCAGGTGTTGTCGGTCTCACCAAGTCCATCGCACTGGAGAACGGCCAGTTCGGAATCACAGCGAACGCGATCGCGCCCGGATACGTCAACACTGCAGCGTTGACTCCCGGAATGCATATCGGTGGCGAAAACACACCACTCAAGCGAAGCGGTGAACCCCGTGAAATTGGTGCTCTCGTTGGCTTTCTCGCATCGGAAGAGTCTTCGTACGTAACGGGTCAACTCATCACCATCGATGGCGGAAACATGATTCAGGAATACAAGGGCCCGGGTGAACTGGTTCTCTAA